A genomic window from Paenibacillus sp. FSL K6-0276 includes:
- a CDS encoding nucleoside hydrolase has product MRTPIIIDCDPGHDDAIAILLAIANSEKLDLRGITTVGGNQILDKITENALKVISFVNAEIPVAKGAAGPLFGKLVTGEEAHGESGMDGPLLPPSKFRPVEEGAVEFMLNIIRSSEEKITLVPMAPLTNIALLITAYPEIKERIEKISLMGGGISYGNVTSTAEFNIYVDPEAARIVFESGIPITMSGLDVTDKAAIFEDEIVALKERGPVSTMVGELLDFYSIYGKKMGYVGSALHDPCAVAWLLHPELFESEHLYVTVETEGKMTRGMTVADKRKKTDRPANVEVLVGVDREAFMKLIFDSLEKLDQELLLAAEGK; this is encoded by the coding sequence ATGCGAACACCTATTATTATTGACTGCGACCCAGGGCATGATGACGCAATCGCTATCCTGCTTGCAATAGCAAATTCGGAGAAGCTGGATCTGCGCGGGATTACAACGGTCGGTGGAAATCAGATTCTGGACAAAATCACGGAAAACGCACTTAAGGTAATCAGCTTTGTGAATGCTGAAATTCCTGTAGCCAAAGGGGCTGCTGGTCCGTTGTTCGGCAAGCTTGTTACAGGTGAGGAAGCGCATGGTGAATCTGGCATGGACGGCCCACTATTGCCACCAAGTAAATTCCGGCCTGTAGAAGAAGGTGCTGTAGAATTTATGCTGAATATCATCCGTTCCTCGGAGGAGAAGATTACACTCGTACCGATGGCTCCCTTAACAAATATCGCTCTGCTAATCACAGCTTATCCAGAGATTAAGGAAAGAATTGAAAAGATTTCGCTGATGGGCGGCGGAATTTCTTATGGGAATGTAACCTCTACTGCGGAGTTTAATATCTATGTAGATCCTGAAGCGGCTCGTATCGTATTTGAATCGGGTATTCCGATCACGATGAGTGGTCTGGATGTGACCGATAAGGCAGCAATTTTCGAAGATGAGATCGTAGCATTGAAAGAGCGTGGTCCTGTATCAACTATGGTCGGAGAGCTGCTAGATTTCTATTCGATTTACGGGAAGAAAATGGGCTATGTTGGCAGTGCGCTACATGATCCATGCGCTGTTGCTTGGCTGCTGCACCCAGAACTGTTTGAATCCGAGCATCTGTATGTAACGGTGGAGACCGAAGGCAAGATGACGCGGGGAATGACGGTTGCGGACAAAAGGAAGAAGACGGATCGTCCAGCGAATGTAGAAGTGCTGGTTGGAGTAGACCGGGAAGCGTTTATGAAGTTGATCTTTGACTCACTGGAAAAGCTTGATCAAGAACTGCTGCTTGCGGCTGAAGGGAAGTAA
- a CDS encoding ADP-ribosylglycohydrolase family protein — protein sequence MAGWERLQETVQFELVQRGEEGCQIDGFAEKLTAAGEDEIKLMQVYNELMELTIAEDFPYEEPSSLEEIRRLRPEGPRKLHAEWSEAEWRDKFYGAWLGRSVGCALGKPLEYWDYLYGKDGRPGWENIELWFRGADAWPITGYTPGHSRAEAEYGLGLSEWTYASTQETIKFMESDDDIRYTVLGLMLLEQKGLDWDSWDIGKLWHKHLTYAQVCTAETQSYMNFAQETSHLHGEKPADWLVRQERVRIHLNPYREWIGAAIRADGLAYGAAGHPELAAELGWRDASFSHVKNGIYGEMFNAAMISAAFAEKDNERILEIGLSEVPSTSRLASDVLRGIDIAQKAKSERELVSKIWDTFGHYDAVHTNNNAALVAASLVYGGNDFEKAVVTSVYGGMDTDCNGATVGSIMGAKLGASVLPASWIEPLNDTLYADLPGFHPIAISECAERSYQVFLKIRGELGGKS from the coding sequence ATGGCAGGATGGGAGAGACTTCAAGAGACGGTTCAGTTTGAATTGGTTCAACGTGGAGAAGAAGGCTGCCAGATCGATGGCTTCGCGGAAAAGCTAACTGCTGCAGGAGAAGACGAGATTAAGCTGATGCAAGTATACAACGAGCTAATGGAGCTCACCATTGCTGAGGACTTTCCTTATGAAGAGCCTTCTTCACTGGAGGAGATTCGTCGTCTACGTCCAGAAGGTCCACGCAAGCTGCATGCTGAATGGAGCGAAGCGGAGTGGAGAGACAAGTTCTATGGAGCTTGGCTGGGTAGAAGCGTCGGTTGCGCACTCGGAAAACCACTAGAGTATTGGGACTACTTATACGGTAAAGATGGACGTCCGGGCTGGGAGAATATTGAGCTGTGGTTCCGGGGTGCCGATGCATGGCCAATTACTGGCTATACGCCTGGGCATTCACGGGCAGAGGCAGAATATGGTCTTGGCTTAAGTGAATGGACATACGCTAGTACCCAAGAGACTATTAAGTTTATGGAAAGTGATGATGATATTCGTTATACGGTTCTGGGCCTTATGCTGCTGGAGCAGAAGGGGCTGGACTGGGATTCTTGGGATATCGGGAAGTTATGGCATAAACATCTGACATACGCTCAGGTGTGTACGGCGGAGACACAGTCGTATATGAATTTTGCGCAGGAGACGTCTCATCTGCATGGGGAGAAGCCTGCGGATTGGCTGGTGCGGCAGGAAAGAGTACGGATACACTTAAATCCGTACCGGGAGTGGATCGGTGCGGCTATACGCGCAGATGGACTGGCTTATGGTGCGGCAGGCCATCCTGAGCTTGCGGCGGAGTTAGGCTGGCGCGACGCTTCTTTTTCACATGTGAAGAATGGGATCTATGGCGAGATGTTTAATGCGGCGATGATTTCGGCAGCTTTTGCTGAAAAAGATAACGAGCGTATTCTTGAGATTGGTCTTAGTGAGGTCCCTAGTACTAGTCGTCTGGCAAGTGACGTTCTACGAGGCATAGATATTGCGCAGAAAGCCAAGAGTGAGCGAGAGTTGGTAAGTAAGATTTGGGATACATTCGGCCATTATGATGCGGTGCACACCAATAATAATGCTGCTCTTGTAGCTGCTTCGCTGGTCTATGGCGGGAATGATTTCGAAAAGGCAGTCGTTACTTCCGTATACGGAGGAATGGATACAGACTGCAACGGGGCTACTGTGGGCTCTATTATGGGAGCGAAGCTTGGAGCAAGTGTGTTGCCAGCTTCGTGGATTGAACCGCTCAATGATACGTTATATGCGGATCTTCCCGGATTTCATCCGATAGCGATTTCGGAATGCGCGGAGCGCAGCTATCAGGTTTTCTTAAAGATTCGTGGGGAGCTTGGCGGAAAGTCTTAG